The proteins below are encoded in one region of Hordeum vulgare subsp. vulgare chromosome 3H, MorexV3_pseudomolecules_assembly, whole genome shotgun sequence:
- the LOC123439378 gene encoding uncharacterized protein LOC123439378, producing the protein MASHFPALAGLLAHRPLLLYAATWSAVAAMSVAVAALAPELAYVWGVAPGAPLTKGCPDGSFAGGSIGLPLDGPPWDAVCVPAGLFGRTVPDVVVPLLFAVVVVAGATAFTAAVGVWEDDDDAADVDITEVGQV; encoded by the coding sequence ATGGCGTCCCACTTCCCCGCGCTCGCCGGCCTCCTCGCCCACCGCCCGCTGCTCCTCTACGCGGCCACGTGgtccgccgtcgccgccatgTCCGTGGCCGTGGCGGCACTCGCGCCGGAGCTCGCATACGTCTGGGGCGTGGCGCCGGGGGCCCCGCTCACCAAGGGGTGCCCCGACGGCAGCTTCGCTGGCGGCAGCATCGGGCTGCCGCTTGACGGGCCGCCGTGGGACGCGGTCTGCGTGCCCGCTGGCCTCTTCGGCCGAACCGTGCCCGACGTGGTCGTCCCGCTCCTGTTCGCCGTCGTGGTCGTCGCCGGCGCCACCGCCTTCACCGCCGCCGTCGGCGTgtgggaggacgacgacgacgcagCCGACGTCGACATCACTGAGGTAGGGCAGGTGTAG